The sequence CTAGATTAACACTTACCTACTGAGCCTATTAGGCGGATCGATAATCGGgcggcaagggctgcatagagatcattagcaatgtccatgcagcccttactttaATAAGCTGTCGGCATCACCTATTACTTTGAGCAATGGGCGGGCGGCAGACAATGACTTTCAAAGTAGTCCCCGAAACTGAAAAAAtgcagacaggcagggggtgtggggaaataataaacaaagtacgtTTATCTATCTTCGTGCCCCGTAGCGCCGATTCCAGGTCCAATTGACAGCTCTCCTAGCTGCAGCGTCATGTACTTGGGTGAGTAActgcccactgagccaatcagtgactggagcgggacaccggctcagccactgactggctgggcgacCAATTGTTCAGACGGGAAGCGatgttgcagctagaagagccgGGTCACTGATGTACACAGTTTTCAGCAGAGATGACAGCCAGTGGACGTCAATGGGAACCAAAGGGAGAAgcccccgcctaggtgacactgtccaccaatgaaataaaGAGATTTTagggcagaaagaagacacaaacacatattatacaggtgtatatcatatgtgcagcatctaagcttgtggatggtgcagagaacggcacatggggggggggcacagtatcacttaAATGTATAAATGCAGTGCATCATGAGAATACCCACTGTGAGAATACAGAACACAGTCTGGTAGCCATGTTTCAGAAGAGACCTCAGTGAATTGGGCCATTGTCTCCTATAATTACCCTTCTCCTGGTTTCTCTTAATGATCGAGGCTGAAATAATAAGAAGACATTCCATCCACTCCGTGTTATTTCTACCCGAACTTCTCTAATCCTTTCACTGTTAACAGGCGATTGTATGAAGTCTGTCACAAAGACCTTGTAATTGGGACCTGTTCTAACAAGCCGGCAAAATGGGGATCGAATAACAAGTCAGTAGCTTTATTTGTGCTGCATTTGTAGGGAGCCCCCTTACTCCAGATACACAAGGAAGCTGTGGAGCAGTATGGAAGGTTTGTCATTTTTTTAGACATGCCATGTGCACTATTTTGGAACATTCTGATTGGAAAATCTTCATACACTGCGACTTAGATAATAGAGAGAGTACAGCTTGGGAGGCATTAGCATATTCTGTGAACAGTCCAAAAATATGGACGATGTGCTGTGTAACAGAGTTTGGAGGTTCCGGCATCATCATTTATAATGATGCCGGGAGATTTCAAACTGTTAATATCTTGTGGACCGTGCACGTCATTCCAAACCCAACAAGGCCTGTAGTTCAGCATGCCCTGCATATGGCCAGGCCTACAGTCCAGGCAACTGGGATATTGGTTAGTTTTAATTTCTTCCTCCCACTGAGGCAGACACCATGTGCTATAGAGTATCTCACTGGTGCTATAGTTATAACAAATACTTAgttaagggaaatactaaaaaggaCAGACTAGACAGACcagggggggctttttttttacaacaacctGTTTCTATGTTACTCTGGTACTGAAGACTTCATATTCATCTGTTTCCATCCATGTCTTGGCAGATCCCAATGGCTTACCCGGTCACCGCACAACCTCAAGTGGTGCAAGTATTCACCAACTCCAGCCCTCTAGCCAGTCAGTGGACTTCTACTGTCATGGACTGTTTTAAGGATACAAATATCTGTAAGTATTACCAGTGTCTGACTCACCAACCTCTTCCATGCGCCAACCTTTTCTTAAAAAAAGGTATCAAATATTTACCTCTAATCCATCACATAACTAAATTAACTCAATATTTGGGTAGGCCCAATACCCCTAAAAATGTCTATTCTGAGCTGGATCATGGTTATAATGAATAAGAAGTACACCATATCCGACAGGGCAAGTCTGTTAGACTACCTGCTATACTAAATAATAGTCTTTTTACATGATTTCTAAAAATAGCAATATGGCCGCCTTGTGTAAGTATACCAAAACGCCTATCTAAAGCATGACAACTTATCTTACATTTGCAGAAAGGAAATAGTTGTATCTAGATATTGTGCATGTACTCCAGTATATAATCCTGGGTTGATATTTTTGTCTCCATCTGCTTCAGGTCTTTGTGGAACATTTTGCCCTATGATCTTGGCTTGCAGAGTGGCTTCGGAATTTGGGGAGTGCTTCTGTCTGCCGATGGTAGGGGGCACTGTGCTCGCCCTACGTACTGGCTTAAGAGAGCGACACCGCATCCCGGTGAGACTTCTATTACAGTTATGGTGTCCCTGGCTCTGTACTATGCTGTATGGCATGGTGTTTCATCTTCTCCGTTAGTAGCAATGTTTCTAGGAGAGAATATGACCGTAGTATGTCACACTCTTAGGCAATGCCATAAAAATATCAATATACAATGGGAGGTATGCCGAGGTATAATATGGCTGTACACTTTTATGGATGCATTATTCCAGCATCAGACTTAGGTTGCAGTGtgatattactagagatgagtgaatggcCGTGAAATCCAGCTGCATGGAAATAATGGATGCATCCTTAGGGCTGCCTGGATggatacatccatgttttccaggcaaccctagggctgcatccttcTTTTTCCAGGCAATGAGATTAAATGGCCAAGCGATCATGTTTAGGTTCGATCGTACATTGACTCATCTCTAGATATTACCCATGACACTATTGGACATTGGAGGTAATAAAGTTGCCCGTGGACCAAGGAGGCCATTATCCACATGTATCCGTTCATTTAACCTTGTATGTTGTATGTTGCACTGCTGAGTCTCACCAAATAGGTGCAGTAAATGCACCTATCATAGTCATTGACTATGGTCAACCTATGAAATTTAGTGAGCCCGCTATCAGTATATCACAATGCATACACTTTTGACAGGTTTATTTATACCACCAATGTCCTGTTAGAATGAGATGTGAATCtagctttaaagggttattcccatctcatCTTGTTATCTCCTATCCATAATATCACTGGGGATCTAACCCCCACTGATCCCAAGAAAAGGGATGTAATTGCCCCAAAATGAATGGGGTGCTCACCGCACCTTTAGTCTCTGTGGGGCCACCAAGTGCTTTCAAGGGCTAAACTCAGAAGTGTTCAGTGGTCCCATAGAGAAAAAATGGCCATAAAGCCCTTCATTCTTTACTTGGTAATTGTGtccctagtgtgtgtgtgtgtgtgtgggggggggttccggcagtcagacccccagcaaAATgaaatgggaatactcctttaatacctaaatttaaatatgcaaaacaagagtccgtggagcctcggttgtgagtctcaaaacacgggatagccagacatcactagcctgttgccacggggtgcctccatgatggggagagcaccacaccaccctcataggtagccccttaagtcccacttggttgcaagtattggaacataaatatggaaacaacagggtggcccctttttgtcaatgtctaactcaaggtgcgagtattgcgatcatgacaagtgcttgccaaggcaggcatccatccacagacagcagtttcggggtatttgcccctcgtcagtgtggagcaggattctggctggttggggcaatgacaaatcaaccaacaaaacacagttatcactgaactcatggagatcagtg is a genomic window of Dendropsophus ebraccatus isolate aDenEbr1 chromosome 12, aDenEbr1.pat, whole genome shotgun sequence containing:
- the LOC138769386 gene encoding cornifelin homolog, producing MSAPPQQIPMAYPVTAQPQVVQVFTNSSPLASQWTSTVMDCFKDTNICLCGTFCPMILACRVASEFGECFCLPMVGGTVLALRTGLRERHRIPGTICDDCVCLTFCGPCTLCQMAREQKARK